From Deinococcota bacterium, one genomic window encodes:
- the upp gene encoding uracil phosphoribosyltransferase gives MTDPSPSDLSGPSSLTIMDHPLIQHKLAILRDKATGVRDFRALCTEISMLMAFEAMRDLPLEEARVLTPVASAQVRRLSGKKLALVAILRAGLIMADGILTLVPSARVGHIGLYRDPATLKPVEYYNKLPADIAERDIFVLDPMLATGGSAAAAITILRDLGAKSIKLLCIIAAPEGVAVIARQHPEVEIIVAAQDTRLNDHGYIVPGLGDAGDRIYGTK, from the coding sequence ATGACCGATCCGTCCCCCTCCGACCTGTCCGGGCCCTCGAGCCTCACCATCATGGATCACCCGCTCATCCAGCACAAGCTGGCGATCCTTCGCGACAAGGCGACGGGCGTGCGCGACTTCCGGGCGCTCTGCACCGAGATCAGCATGCTCATGGCCTTTGAAGCGATGCGCGACCTGCCGCTCGAGGAGGCCCGCGTCCTGACGCCCGTCGCTAGCGCGCAGGTGAGGCGCCTGAGCGGCAAGAAGCTGGCGCTGGTGGCCATCTTGCGCGCGGGCCTGATCATGGCCGACGGCATCCTCACCCTGGTGCCGAGCGCCCGGGTGGGCCACATCGGCCTCTACCGCGACCCCGCGACCCTAAAACCCGTCGAGTACTACAACAAGCTGCCCGCCGACATCGCCGAGCGCGACATCTTCGTCCTGGACCCCATGCTGGCGACGGGCGGCAGCGCCGCCGCGGCGATTACCATCCTGAGGGACTTGGGCGCCAAGAGTATCAAGCTGCTCTGCATCATCGCCGCGCCCGAGGGCGTCGCGGTGATCGCGCGCCAGCACCCCGAGGTCGAGATTATCGTGGCCGCCCAGGACACCAGGCTGAACGACCACGGCTACATCGTGCCCGGCCTGGGTGACGCCGGCGACCGCATCTACGGCACCAAGTAG